The Gemmatimonadota bacterium genomic sequence TCACGGCCGCGCTCCTCGCCCTCGCCGCGACGGCGTGCGGCCCAGGTAGTTCGCTGTTTGTCCCCGCTGAGCGACTGTCTCCGTCGCTGGCCGCCGTCGTGGACTCCCTGGTGCTGGATGAATGGCGGGCGCAAGCGCTGTATGGCGATGCCGCGGATCGATTCGCCGGGGCCGCGCCGTTCCCTGCGCTGGAACGTGCCCAGGGGGATCGTGTGGGATACCTCCTGCGGATTTACGAGCAATACCCGGCGTTCCCCCCGGTGAATCCCTGGGGCGTCACGGCGGCGCGCGAGGTGAATCCGTCGCAGGCAGGGGTCTGCGCCCTCGCGGCCGCACACGAGCAGGCGACGGCCGATCGCTATACGCGTGCGTTATCACTCAAGCCGCCGCCCGTGGTGGAGAAAGTGCTCAAGGTGAACCGCGCCGCGACATTGTCTGCGGACCTCGCCGCGGCCAAGCGGTGCCGTTAGGCGCGGGATCCGGCGTTAGCACCAGCTGAGCCCCTGCTCCTCCGATGGGCGGGGAGCTTGTGAAAAACGGCAGACAGCAAACGCATCGGTTCGTCGTCTGCCGTCTGCCGTTCCGTTCCCTACGGGCTCGTCGTCGTGATGGCCTTCGTCGCGGCGCCGTCCTCGAGCGTCTTCAACACATCCTGCCAGTTGAAGCCACCCTTCCCAAGGATCCACTTGTCCATCCAGGCCTTCTCGGCCACGGACTTGAGCAGCTGGTTGCGCGGGTCGGGGATGCCGTGCGTCATGCCGGGGTAGACGAAGTACTCGGTGGGGACGCCCATCTTCTTGAGCCCCATGTGCAGTTCGTCGCTTTGTGGCCGCGGGACGCGCGGGTCGCCGTCGACGACGTGGATCATGGTGGGGGTCTTGACGGCCGAGATGTAGCGGATGGGGGACTGCTTCCAGTAGGGCTCGAAGTCTTCATACGGCAGCTTGTTGCCGAGGTAGTGCATGCGGACGTGCTGCATGTCGGACTGGGCGTACATGGAGATCCAGTTGACGGTCCCCGCGCCTGACGACGCCGCCTTGAAGCGCGTGTTGTGGGTGATGATCCAGTTGGTCCAGTGGCCGCCGGCGCTCCAGCCCAGCACCCCCATCTTGTCACCATCGACCATGCCCTTGGCGATCAGCTGGTCGACGCCGGTCATGATGTCTTCGTAGCCCTTCTTGAAGTAGTCGTTGACGATCCCCCATTTGTGCGCCTCGCCGTAGTTGGTCGAGCCGCGGTAGTTGGGCTTGAGCACCATGTAGCCGTCGCCGGCGTAGGCCTGGGCGCCATATCCACCGTTGAACGACAGGATGTCGGCGGACTGCGGGCCGCCGTGGATCGCGACGATGAGGGGATAGCGCTTGCCTTCCTGGTAGCCCACCGGCTTCACGAGGATGCCGCAGGTCTGCTTCTTGTCGGCGGAGGTCCAGCAGATCTCCTCTTCCTCGCCGAGCTGGAGGTTGGCGACCTGCGGGTTCGCGTTGGTCAACTGGCGCCAGGCGGAGCGGTTCGCTGCGTCGTCGATGCGGTCGGCGACGAAGTGGACCGTGGGGGTCTTGGGGTCGGCGTAGGTGATGAGCAGCTTGCCGTTGTTGGGGTCGCGCGCGGCCGCGAAGGATGCCTTGTAGTCGGTGACCTGCTTCACGGTGTTGGCCGCGATGTCGAGGGCGAGGAGCTGGCTCGTGGCGCGGACGCCGTCGCCAAAGTAGATCGTCGTGCCGTCCTGGCTCCACCAGCCGATGGTGACGTTGCCGTCGTACGCTGCACCGAGTTTGGTCCATGGTCCGCCGACCGCGTCGATGGCGCGGGTGTAAACCTTGTTCGCCTTGAAGTAGGTAAAGTCATCCGGCGCGCTGAAGGCAATCGTGCGACCGTCCGGTGAGAACGAGAGGTTGCTCTCCCCGATGATCTTGTTGTTGGTCAATCGCTCAAGGTTGCCGGTGGCGATGGTGAGCAGGTACTGGTCGCCGGAATTGTTCGCCTCGGTGATGGTGCGCTGGTACCGGTCGTTGGGGAGCGCGCGCACGCCGGCAAAGCGGCCATCATCGGAGAGGGAGAATCCCTCGATGGAGAACTCTGCCCCCTGGGTCAGCCGCTTCTCCTGCGCCGTGGCGATGTCGACCATCCACAGGTGGTTGAGCGGGATGTCCTCGTTGCGGATCCGGACGTCGAACCTTGCCTCGAGGCGCTTCTTGTTGAGCGTGTCGATGGAGTCCGGGGCGAGGAAGAAGGCGCGCGTGCCATTCTTCGAGAGTTGCCAGGTGCCGACCGGCGTCGCGTGTTTGGTCAGCGGAGTGGGCTTCGCCTCGGTGAGGCTCGTCACCGGGAGCGTCCACAACTGCTGTTCCCCGGACTTGCCCGCAGCAAAGACCAACGTGCGGCCGTCGCGGGTGAACATGTAGTTCCCCACGCCGTCCTTCACGTCGGTGATCTTCTGCGCCTCTCCGCCATCCGGGCGCATCATGTACAGTTGGTTGGCAGCACCGTCCCGGTTGGATGAGAAGACGAAGAACGCGCCGTCCGGCGCCCAGCGCGGTGTGTTCTCGTTCTTGTCCTTCGTGAAGGTCAGCTGTCGCGTGGTGGACAATCCACCGCTGGTGTTCACCACGTAGATGTCCGTGTAGCGCTTCGCCTCTTTCCAGTTGGGGATGGAGAGGGTGTAGAGCGCTCGATCGCCCGTGGGGCTGAGCTCGAGCGCACCTGCCTGGCGCATCAGCTGCTGGTCCAGGAAGGTCATCGGGCGAGGAGTCTGCGCGGCGACGAGGGATGGGATCGCGAGCGCGGCGAGGACGGGAAAGCGGCTCATGGCGGGGAACCGTGGAGAGGGAAGTGCGACACTGGGGCAACGGGCACCCCGGCGTGTCATAAGGTTGGGGGATGGGACGGGGGACGGCCAGAGGGGTAGGCCGGTCGGCCGGAACTCGGGGGGATTCGCGCAGTATTCACCGGGGAGCCAGGAGGGCACGATGAAGGGGATGATGATGCACTTCGCGCTGGGCGCGGCGCTGGTCCACGGACTGGGCAAGCCGGTCGCATATCGCTATCCCACGGATGCGGAGACGGTGAAGAAGGGCCAGACCGTGGTGCAGGTCGAGAACACTGCGGTGAACGAGGCGGTGGTCTACGCGGTGCAGGGACTCCGCCGCCAGCGACTCGGCATGGTACACGGGTTGAGTGTCACGAAGTTCTCGATTCCTCGCGACATGGTGGTGGGGGGCCAGCAGGTCCGGTTCGTCGTGGACGCGATCGGCGTTCGTGAGGACGGCGTCTCCGATGCGATCACGGTCGCGCAGGGTGAACGCGTCAACCTGTTCATCCCGCCGTTCTAGCGGCACGCCGTGGTCTCCGAGTGACGCGGGCCCCGGCGATGGTCGGGGCCCTGTTGTTTCTGGTCGTCGACGACGTAGGGTTTGTCAGCCGTTGTTGGTCGTGAGGGTACCCTCACGATTGTTCGCTGCCATGTCTCCACATCACGATCAGCACGACCACGACGACCACGGTGGGCTCGTCCGGATTCGCACGTCGCAGTTGGCCTTTCCGGAGGCGACGTGTCGTACGGCCCACGCCGTGAGTGGGTATGCCTCGAGCCTCACCAACCTCAACGGGGTCAGCCTGGCGAGTGACAACGTGTTCGGCGAAGATCGCGCGGCCAACCAGTTGGCAACAATCACTGGTGACGCCACCGGCTATACGGCGACGCTGACGGTGGCCGTCTGACGTCACACGGTCCCGGCATTGGCGGCCGAATGCCAGGCCCGTCCGGGGAACGGTCGGCCGCACGCAACGGGGCGCAGGAGGAACGCCCTTCCCGCACCCCGTGAATAGCTACCAGCGGAACAGCCGCGTCAGCTTCACCACGATCGATCGATTTTGGAGCTCGGGATAGTTTGGCCCGATCGTGGTGCGGCCGTCACTGTAGACCACGAACAACTCGCTCCCCAGCTTGTACTCCCAACGGAAGCGCAGGTTCGTCGACATGGACTGCGTCCGCGACTGGTACTGCACGAGGGCGGCGGCGAACATACGAGGCGTCACCGTGTAGGTGACGCGCGATCCGACCACGTTGGTCGCGCCGCGCCCATACGGGCCGTCCACCAGGTTGAAGGAGAGCGTCGGCTCTGCCACGAGTTGGGGAGTGAACTCGACCCGACCCCGATAACTCGCCTCGCTCAACGTTCCCTCGTAAAAACCGCCGTGGCCAAGGGTGAAGGTGCCGCTGAACGGACGTTGCGTGCCCATGGTGTACGACACCTTTCCCTGCGTGAACGTGTACCCGCCGACGGGAACGGTCACGTTGCGCGCGACCTCGAACGGCTCGTCGAGCCGCTCGTGCGCCCGCGTCACCTCCGCGTTCACAAAGTCGCCTGCCGCGGTCTCGATGATGAACGTTCCCTGCGCCTCCGTCGACTGCACGCGACCATCGATGCCGGTGATGTAGTCCCCGCTCCCCTGATAGGTGAACTTGCGGATCGCCGGCATGCGGGTGGGTCGGGGGCTGAAGCGTAGCTGCGCGAAGGACCGCCGGAACGCCGACCGGCGCAGGAAGCCGACCGACGGATCAAAGCCGTCGCCGACAAAGAGGTGCTCGACGTTGACGCCATAGCGGTCATGATTCCAGTCGAACCGCGTGCGGTAGCTCGTGCCTTCCTCCTGCCCGTTGTTTGTTCCCGCGAGATAGGCGTTGACGAAGATGTCGTCGCGCAGGTTGACCTGGAGGTCGGACCCAACGGCCTGGCTGCTTCCACCGAGGGAGTCCGTTGGGTTGCGATTCGTCGCGATGAACCCAAGGCGGCTTCGGCTCAGGATGTCGCGATTGAGGCGAAGGACGGTGAAGTTGGTCGTCGGAGACGCGGTAGCATCCACCGCGTCGGTCTGCATGTTGAGTGCACCCACCTGCCATGGCCCCGTGCGGCCGAGCATGCGCGCGCCGCCGATGATGGGAACTGCTCCTCCGTTCCCCAGCCCGATGCGTCGACTATAGAACAGGATCGGGGTCAGGTTGTCCTGGCCGCCACCGCCTCCACCGCCACCACCCCCACCGCCTCCACCTCCCCCACCGCCGCCTCCCCCACCGCCGCCTCCCCCACCAACACCACCAAAGGCAAAGGCGTCCTGCCCTTCGAGGAAGAACTCACGTCGCTCGGGGAAGAAGAGCGAGAACCGCGTCAGGTTCACCTGCGCTTCGTCGTCCTCCACCTGGGCAAAATCGGTGTTGTAGGTGAAGTCGGCGACCAGTTGCTGCGTGATCCCCCACTTGGCGTCGCCACCGAAGTTGGCATCCCCGCGATTGGAGAACGCCGGCGTGGCCACGCGATTGGTGAGGAGCGAGCCGAGGGTGTACGGCTTCACGTCGAGGTTGATCGAGCGGCTGGGTGTCTGCATGCCGCTCAGGGTCGCGGCATTCGACAACTTGTTGAGCCCGCGACGCCCCCAGGCGCGTGGGACCTGACTGAGGAACGACAACTCGTTCTTCCAGCGCACCATGCGCCGGATGTTCACCCCCCAGGTGTCGCTCCCGTCCTTGAACCGGATGGACCGGAAGGGGATGCGCACTTCGACGGTCCAGCCGCCGTCGAAGTCCTGCGCCTTCGACTGCCAGAGCCCATTCCAGTTGGAGCTGGGTTGTTCGTTCGTCGTCGCAAAGTCGAACATCCCGCCCAGGCGGTTGGTCGCAAAGCCGAACCCGTTGCGGCCATCATGGAACGTGTCGAAGACGACCGAGATGTGGTCGTTGTTGTACAGGTTGTTGGAGTCGCGACGCATGTCGCTGGCCACGCGGCGCGTCGGCTCGGTTTCCCACAGGCGCGCGGCGACGTAGAAGTACTCGTCGTCATAGACGATCCACGCCTCGGTCCGTTCGGTGGCCGGCTGCCCCTCATGGGGCTCCTGCTGTACAAAGTTGGTGTAGGCGGGGGTGGACGCGTATACGGCTTCGTTCAGGGCCCCGTCAAAGGTCAGCGCCACCGGCGCCCGGGTGGCCTTGACCGACACCTTGCCCGCGGCATCCCGCGTCATCGAGGGGTTCGAGACGATCGTGGTCCCGTCTGCCGCCGGCGGGACGTTGCGCTGGGCCGCCGCGGCCCCGGGGAGGGCCAGGACGCACGCCACCAGCGCGGCCAATCGGCCGGCGCGCAGGGCGGTGAGGCGTGCGGGTGGGGACATGGGAGCGAAACCGGGGAAACGGGGCGCAGCCTCAGACTACGCACGCCGTCCAAAGATCATTGGGCCGGTTGGCGCCGGACAGGGGGCAGGGGCGGCGGGTGGGGGCGACCGGGTTCACGATCGACCGGAAGCGCTTCATGTCCTCGGTCGCCGGAAAGGCCCGGAGCCGCCAGCGGGTCGCCCAGGAATTCCACGGTCCCCCGGCGTAGGCACGCCCGGCCCGGTAGCCGGCCGCCCGGACCGCGGAGTCCCCGGCCGGGGCGAGGATCCCGAAGGGGTACGCGAACAGCTCCCCCGCTGCCGGCCCCAGCCGTTCGATCAGGGTCCGGCGGCTCCCCTCGACCTCGGTCCGCATCTGGGCCGCGTCCTTCATGCGGTCCACCCGCACATGCAGCGAGGTGTGGGAGCCGATCGTCATCCCCGCCTGCTGCATCTCCTTGAGCTGCGCCCAGGTGAAGTACCGCTTGTTCCGGTCCATGGCGTGCACAAACGGGAAGAACGTCGCCGTGAAGCCGTGGGTCCGGAGGACCGGGAAGGCGTTGACGTACTGGTTCAGGCGTCCGTCATCGAAGGTCAGGACGACCGCTCGCGCCGGGAGGGTGCGCTTGCCCTCCAGGGCGTCGAGCAGGGCGCCCAGCGAGACCACCGGGATCTTCTCGTCCTTGAGGTACTGCATCTGCGCCGCAAAAACCTCCGGGCGCATGGTCAGGTCGGCCGCGCGGATGCCGCGTGCCTCGCTCGCCGGCTGGATGTTGTGATAGACGAGGATCGGGACGCGCAGGGAGTCCGGGGCGCGTTGCGGCGGGGCGACCACCGGTCGATCCGGGACGAGGGGGGCGTGCAACCACGCACCAAGCAGGAGAAGCCACATGGCCCAAGGATAATCACTCGGCGCCTAACGACGAAGTGGCGACGCGATGCCGGTCGCGGCTACTGGTGGTCCCGTGGGATGCTGGTGCTCCAACGCCTCTCGCGGACCAGGGTCGCGCCGTTCCACAACCGACGTCGGTGCACGTAGTGGAAGTGGGTCCGGTCCGAGCGCACCCGGACGTCCACCGCCCACCTCAGGGTGCGGTCGGGGAGGCGCACGATCGTTTCGTACTCCCCATGGACGCTCGTCCGAGACGGCGTCCGCGCCCAGGTCTCGTGCGTGATCCGCTCCGACGACTCCTCCTCACCCCACGGCAGGCGACGCGCCGAGCTGCTGCTAGCGATCACGCGACTGCGACCGGTGCGCGGGTCCCGCTCGACCCGGTCCACCTCGCCGAATCCCGACGTGGTCCCGCGATCGAGCCACTGGTAGCCGGGCCACGGGTCCGGGGTGGTGTCGATGGGGGCCCAGGCGGGGGTGGCGCGGGCGTAGCCGGCGGGCACCACCGGGAGGACCACGCGGGTGTCACCCCCCAGGAACAACGTGGTCGTCATCGGATCCGGCGTCGGCCAGATCATCGGCCACTGCGCGTTGGTCACGCTGAGCCGCAGACGATGCCCCGCAGGAAAGACCCACGAGGTCGCGTGCATCTCGATCTCCAGCGGAAACCGCACCCCCGGGACGATGGCCTCTGGTGAACGTGCCGACCGTCGATGGGCCCCGTTCTGTCCGGCACTGGCGACCAGAGTGACACGCCCATCCGGGGCGACGTCGCTCAGCCTCACGAGCCAGTGCGCCTGGCGCGCGGTTGCCGACACGGAGAGGACGGCGCGCGGAAGCCCGAGGATCTCCAATGGAGCGGCGAGAGGCTCGGTGTCGAAGTTGAGCGCCGACCGGTCACCGGGGGCGAGGTCCGGGGTGACATCGCCAAACCACATCACGGGCCCGCCGGCCTCGACGCCGGTGCCGGGGTCGTAGCGCAGGGTGGGACGGCCGGATCCCGGCCTGTCGCCAAGGGTGCCGGAGACTCCGGGGAAGAGCGCTGTATCGCGCAGTCCTGTGAGCGGCCAGGTGGGCTCGCTCCGCCAAAACCCCGGCGTGGTTGGCAGGTCGGGACCGGGAGGGTGGTACTCGCGCACGAAGACGCGCAGTGCGGGATCGTCGCGCACTCCCGTCGGCGCTTCCTTCAACCAATGATCGAACCATCGAACGGCCTCGTGCCGCCACTCCACT encodes the following:
- a CDS encoding polysaccharide deacetylase family protein, which gives rise to MWLLLLGAWLHAPLVPDRPVVAPPQRAPDSLRVPILVYHNIQPASEARGIRAADLTMRPEVFAAQMQYLKDEKIPVVSLGALLDALEGKRTLPARAVVLTFDDGRLNQYVNAFPVLRTHGFTATFFPFVHAMDRNKRYFTWAQLKEMQQAGMTIGSHTSLHVRVDRMKDAAQMRTEVEGSRRTLIERLGPAAGELFAYPFGILAPAGDSAVRAAGYRAGRAYAGGPWNSWATRWRLRAFPATEDMKRFRSIVNPVAPTRRPCPLSGANRPNDLWTACVV
- a CDS encoding CocE/NonD family hydrolase gives rise to the protein MWTRLLQLALPLLLVGTGAWAQGRSPDGEVVLDTASIPMPDGARLAVDLWRPTAAGPLPVLLEYLPYRKDEARADRYALYAYFVRRGYVVARVDIRGTGNSSGRLIPHEYSDIELTDGDAVIAWLAKQPFSTGAVGMFGISWSGFNALMMARRRPPALKAIIALHATEELYQEDVHLMDGMMHVDSWEMSQDLSNLMPGAPAYRIDAQYFADRFDQPPWFLTYKRQQRDGPFWDRASLRTDYGALATPTLLIGGWYDGYRDAVPRLLTNLRAPVKAIIGPWSHVFPHRANPGPGVEWRHEAVRWFDHWLKEAPTGVRDDPALRVFVREYHPPGPDLPTTPGFWRSEPTWPLTGLRDTALFPGVSGTLGDRPGSGRPTLRYDPGTGVEAGGPVMWFGDVTPDLAPGDRSALNFDTEPLAAPLEILGLPRAVLSVSATARQAHWLVRLSDVAPDGRVTLVASAGQNGAHRRSARSPEAIVPGVRFPLEIEMHATSWVFPAGHRLRLSVTNAQWPMIWPTPDPMTTTLFLGGDTRVVLPVVPAGYARATPAWAPIDTTPDPWPGYQWLDRGTTSGFGEVDRVERDPRTGRSRVIASSSSARRLPWGEEESSERITHETWARTPSRTSVHGEYETIVRLPDRTLRWAVDVRVRSDRTHFHYVHRRRLWNGATLVRERRWSTSIPRDHQ
- a CDS encoding S9 family peptidase: MSRFPVLAALAIPSLVAAQTPRPMTFLDQQLMRQAGALELSPTGDRALYTLSIPNWKEAKRYTDIYVVNTSGGLSTTRQLTFTKDKNENTPRWAPDGAFFVFSSNRDGAANQLYMMRPDGGEAQKITDVKDGVGNYMFTRDGRTLVFAAGKSGEQQLWTLPVTSLTEAKPTPLTKHATPVGTWQLSKNGTRAFFLAPDSIDTLNKKRLEARFDVRIRNEDIPLNHLWMVDIATAQEKRLTQGAEFSIEGFSLSDDGRFAGVRALPNDRYQRTITEANNSGDQYLLTIATGNLERLTNNKIIGESNLSFSPDGRTIAFSAPDDFTYFKANKVYTRAIDAVGGPWTKLGAAYDGNVTIGWWSQDGTTIYFGDGVRATSQLLALDIAANTVKQVTDYKASFAAARDPNNGKLLITYADPKTPTVHFVADRIDDAANRSAWRQLTNANPQVANLQLGEEEEICWTSADKKQTCGILVKPVGYQEGKRYPLIVAIHGGPQSADILSFNGGYGAQAYAGDGYMVLKPNYRGSTNYGEAHKWGIVNDYFKKGYEDIMTGVDQLIAKGMVDGDKMGVLGWSAGGHWTNWIITHNTRFKAASSGAGTVNWISMYAQSDMQHVRMHYLGNKLPYEDFEPYWKQSPIRYISAVKTPTMIHVVDGDPRVPRPQSDELHMGLKKMGVPTEYFVYPGMTHGIPDPRNQLLKSVAEKAWMDKWILGKGGFNWQDVLKTLEDGAATKAITTTSP